The following are encoded together in the Citrus sinensis cultivar Valencia sweet orange chromosome 1, DVS_A1.0, whole genome shotgun sequence genome:
- the LOC102619846 gene encoding probable calcium-binding protein CML27 — translation MAATTEADSNRKQLIVSREEMQKIFNQFDANKDGKISLTELATVLKSMGSSYKEEELVRVMEDLDTDKDGFISLSEFETICRTSSGAAGEAELREAFDLYDQDKNGLISAEELNLVLNRLGIKCSVDGCVAMIKPVDADGDGNVNFEEFRSMMTTSLKPGPAP, via the coding sequence atggCAGCAACAACGGAGGCAGATTCGAATAGGAAACAGCTAATAGTGAGCCGGGAGGAGATGCAGAAGATCTTCAACCAGTTCGACGCGAACAAGGACGGCAAGATCTCGCTGACGGAGCTGGCGACCGTTTTGAAATCAATGGGATCGAGCTACAAAGAGGAGGAGCTCGTCCGCGTCATGGAGGATCTCGATACCGACAAGGACGGATTCATCAGCCTGTCGGAGTTCGAAACGATCTGCCGGACCTCCTCTGGTGCCGCCGGCGAGGCCGAGCTCCGCGAGGCGTTTGATCTCTACGATCAGGACAAGAACGGCTTGATTTCGGCGGAGGAGTTGAATTTGGTGTTGAACAGGCTCGGAATTAAGTGCTCGGTTGATGGATGTGTGGCGATGATTAAGCCGGTGGATGCCGATGGTGATGGCAATGTGAATTTTGAAGAGTTTCGTTCGATGATGACTACTTCTCTTAAACCTGGTCCTGCGCCGTAG